A portion of the Meriones unguiculatus strain TT.TT164.6M chromosome 14, Bangor_MerUng_6.1, whole genome shotgun sequence genome contains these proteins:
- the Eif4g2 gene encoding eukaryotic translation initiation factor 4 gamma 2, whose protein sequence is MAENQPMTSGRIAPRRQAQDRPRGHEELSGSQARAGQGGEARKGVFRAGGRLGLGTKLRPRKTRPPATHAHGAPALRERPQRAGPPPLRHWLGPRAFANMSLRTAAGLRCNRACRWLLPAALRGLVADGSPAADWIAKEPLGETLVGRPPQSDKFGFRHASEPAASRTLWRWRRVPGGGCSSDSSELRASGRPLLGEGFSFLPSPPLPTPSINIILLKILRCQAAKVESAIAEGGASRFSASSGGGGSRGAPQHYPKTAGNSEFLGKTPGQNAQKWIPARSTRRDDNSAANNSANEKERHDAIFRKVRGILNKLTPEKFDKLCLELLNVGVESKLILKGVILLIVDKALEEPKYSSLYAQLCLRLAEDAPNFDGPAAEGQPGQKQSTTFRRLLISKLQDEFENRTRNVDVYDKRENPLLPEEEEQRAIAKIKMLGNIKFIGELGKLDLIHESILHKCIKTLLEKKKRVQLKDMGEDLECLCQIMRTVGPRLDHERAKSLMDQYFARMCSLMLSKELPARIRFLLQDTVELREHHWVPRKAFLDNGPKTINQIRQDAVKDLGVFIPAPMAQGRNDFFLEGPFMPPRMKMDRDPLGGLADMFGQMPGSGIGTGPGVIQDRFSPTMGRHRSNQLFNGHGGHIMPPTQSQFGEMGGKFMKSQGLSQLYHNQSQGLLSQLQGQSKDMPPRFSKKGQLNADEISLRPAQSFLMNKNQVPKLQPQITMIPPSAQPPRTQTPPLGQTPQLGLKTNPPLIQEKPAKTSKKPPPSKEELLKLTEAIVTEYLNSGNANEAVNGVREMRAPKHFLPEMLSKVIILSLDRSDDDKEKASSLISLLKQEGIATSDNFMQAFLNVLEQCPKLEVDIPLVKSYLAQFAARAIISELVSISELAQPLESGTHFPLFLLCLQQLAKLQDREWLTELFQQSKVNMQKMLPEIDQNKDRMLEILEGKGLSFLFPLLKLEKELLKQIKLDPSPQTIYKWIKDNISPKLHVDKGFVNILMTSFLQYISSEVSPPSDETDSSSAPSKEQLEQEKQLLLSFKPVMQKFLHDHVDLQVSALYALQVHCYNSSFPKGMLLRFFVHFYDMEIIEEEAFLAWKEDITQEFPGKGKALFQVNQWLTWLETAEEEESEEEAD, encoded by the exons ATGGCTGAGAATCAACCCATGACCTCAGGAAGGATAG CTCCCAGACGCCAGGCTCAGGATAGGCCGCGAGGCCACGAGGAGCTCTCGGGGAGCCAGGCCCGGGCGGGTCAGGGAGGCGAGGCTCGGAAAGGGGTCTTCCGGGCAGGCGGGAGGCTCGGACTCGGAACAAAGCTCCGGCCCAGGAAGACCAGGCCGCCCGCGACGCACGCTCACGGGGCTCCGGCGCTACGCGAGAGGCCGCAGCGCGCCGGCCCGCCGCCTTTACGCCACTGGCTTGGCCCCAGAGCCTTCGCGAATATGTCTTTGCGCACTGCGGCGGGGCTGCGCTGCAACCGAGCTTGCCGGTGGCTCCTCCCCGCCGCCCTGCGCGGATTGGTGGCGGACGGAAGCCCGGCTGCTGATTGGATAGCGAAGGAGCCACTCGGGGAGACTCTGGTGGGTCGGCCGCCCCAGAGTGATAAGTTCGGCTTCAGACACGCCTCAGAGCCAGCAGCGAGCCGGACTCTATGGAGGTGGCGGCGGGTACCAGGTGGTGGCTGCAGCAGCGACTCCTCTGAGCTGAGAGCTTCAGGCCGACCCc TTCTCGGTGAAG GCTTTTCATTTCTaccatcccctcccctccccaccccatccattaatattattcttttgaAGATTCTTCGTTGTCAAGCCGCCAAAGTGGAGAGTGCGATTGCAGAAGGGGGTGCTTCTCGTTTCAG TGCTTCTTCGGGcggaggaggaagtaggggtgCACCTCAGCACTATCCCAAGACTGCTGGCAACAG CGAGTTCCTGGGGAAAACCCCAGGGCAAAACGCTCAGAAATGGATTCCTGCACGAAGCACTAGACGAGATGACAACTCCGCAGCAAACAACTCCGCAAATGAAAAAGAACGACATGATGCAATCTTCAGGAAAGTAAGAGG CATACTAAATAAGCTTACTCCTGAAAAGTTTGACAAGCTATGCCTTGAGCTCCTCAATGTGGGTGTAGAGTCTAAACTCATCCTTAAAGGGGTCATACTGCTG ATTGTGGACAAAGCCCTAGAAGAGCCAAAGTATAGCTCACTGTATGCTCAGCTATGTCTGCGATTGGCAGAAGATGCACCAAACTTTGATGGCCCAGCAGCAGAGGGTCAGCCAGGACAGAAGCAAAGCACA aCATTCAGACGCCTCTTGATTTCCAAATTGCAAGATGAATTTGAAAACCGAACCAGAAATGTTGATG TCTATGATAAGCGTGAAAatcccctcctccctgaggaggaggaacagagagcCATTGCTAAGATCAAGATGTTGGGAAACATCAAATTCATCGGAGAGCTTGGCAAGCTTGATCTTATTCATGAATCTATCCTTCATAAGTGCATCAAAACA CttttggaaaagaagaagagagtcCAACTCAAAGATATGGGAGAGGATTTGGAGTGCCTCTGTCAGATAATGAGGACAGTGGGACCTCGATTAGACCATGAACGAGCCAAG tcCTTAATGGATCAGTACTTTGCCAGAATGTGTTCCTTAATGCTAAGTAAGGAATTGCCAGCAAGGATTCGTTTCCTACTGCAG GATACCGTAGAGTTGCGAGAACACCATTGGGTTCCTCGCAAGGCTTTTCTTGACAATGGACCAAAGACGATCAATCAAATCCGTCAAGATGCAGTAAAa GATCTAGGAGTGTTTATTCCTGCTCCTATGGCTCAAGGGAGAAATGACTTCTTCCTGGAGGGGCCGTTCATGCCTCCAAGGATGAAAATGGATAGGGACCCACTCGGGGGACTGGCAGATATGTTTGGACAAATGCCAG gTAGTGGAATTGGTACTGGTCCAGGAGTTATCCAGGATAGATTTTCACCCACAATGGGACGTCATCGTTCAAATCAGCTCTTCAATGGCCATGGGGGACACATCATGCCTCCCACGCAATCGCAGTTTGGAGAAATGGGGGGCAAGTTTATGAAGAGCCAG GGGCTAAGCCAGCTCTACCATAACCAGAGTCAGGGACTCTTATCCCAGCTGCAAGGACAGTCGAAGGATATGCCACCTCGGTTTTCTAAGAAAGGACAGCTTAATGCAGATGAG aTTAGTTTGAGGCCTGCTCAGTCGTTCCTAATGAATAAAAATCAGGTGCCAAAGCTTCAGCCCCAGATAACTATGATTCCTCCCAGTGCACAGCCACCACGCACTCAAACACCACCTCTGGGACAG ACACCTCAACTTGGTCTCAAAACTAATCCACCACTTATCCAGGAAAAGCCTGCCAAGACTAGCAAAAAGCCACCACCATCAAAGGAAGAACTTCTTAAACTGACT GAAGCCATTGTGACTGAGTATCTGAACAGTGGAAATGCAAACGAGGCTGTCAATGGTGTAAGAGAAATGAGAGCTCCAAAACACTTTCTTCCTGAGATGTTAAGCAAAGTGATCATCCTGTCACTTGATAGAAGTGATGACgataaagaaaaagcaagctcTTTGATCAGTTTACTCAAACAGGAAGGAATAGCCACAAGTGACAACTTCATGCAG GCTTTCCTAAACGTATTGGAGCAGTGCCCCAAACTGGAGGTTGACATCCCCTTGGTGAAATCTTACTTGGCACAGTTTGCAGCCCGTGCTATAATTTCAGAGTTGGTGAGCATTTCAGAACTAGCTCAACCACTGGAGAGTGGCACCCACTTCCCTCTCTTCTTACTTTGTCTTCAACAATTAGCTAAATTACAAGATCGAGAATGGTTAACAGAACTTTTTCAACAAAGCAAGGTCAATATGCAGAAAATGCTGCCAG AAATTGATCAGAATAAGGATCGAATGTTGGAGATTTTGGAAGGAAAGGGACTGAGTTTCTTATTCCCACTCCTTAAATTGGAGAAGGAACTATTGAAACAAATTAAGCTGGATCCATCCCCTCAAACTATATATAAATGGATTAAAGATAACATCTCTCCCAAACTTCATGTAGATAAAGGATTTGTGAACATCTTAATGACCAG cttcttacaGTACATTTCTAGTGAAGTAAGCCCACCCAGCGATGAAACAGATtcttcctctgctccttccaAAGAACAGTTAGAGCAGGAAAAACAGCTGCTGCTCTCTTTCAAGCCAGTGATGCAGAAATTTCTTCATGATCATGTGGATCTACAGGTCAGTGCCCTGTATGCTCTGCAGGTGCACTGTTACAACAGCAGCTTCCCAAAAG GCATGTTACTTcgattttttgttcatttctatgATATGGAAATTATTGAAGAGGAAGCTTTCTTGGCTTGGAAGGAAGACATAACTCAAGAGTTTCCAGGAAAAGGCAAGGCTTTGTTCCAG GTGAATCAGTGGCTAACCTGGCTAGAAACTGCTGAAGAAGAAGAATCAGAGGAAGAAGCTGACTAA